One part of the Enterobacter kobei genome encodes these proteins:
- the traF gene encoding type-F conjugative transfer system pilin assembly protein TraF: MKRLIPLLMFIASLPAVAEEIISPAPPFTGWSWYNEPKKKPEAPAPKAPEPPQPAVPDLSKMSALEQAKVLKGYTMEALNRAILYPTRENTATFLKWQKFWTDRGSMFSQSFAAAQLSNPELDYNLEFPHYNSTAPLVQSRDQQLREQAIAKLSSQYGLFYFYRGSDPIDAQMAGVVADFAKTNRISLIPVSVDGQLAPSLPDSRPDSGQIKAMNVSHFPALFLVDPRSRQFQPLAWGFMTQDDLAKRFLNVSNGFKPNF, encoded by the coding sequence ATGAAACGGCTGATCCCGCTGCTGATGTTCATCGCCAGCTTACCGGCAGTGGCTGAAGAAATTATTTCGCCGGCCCCGCCTTTTACCGGCTGGTCCTGGTACAACGAGCCGAAAAAGAAACCGGAGGCACCGGCACCCAAAGCGCCGGAGCCGCCGCAGCCTGCCGTACCGGACCTGAGCAAAATGTCCGCGCTTGAGCAGGCGAAGGTGCTGAAGGGCTATACGATGGAGGCGCTTAACCGCGCGATCCTGTACCCGACCCGCGAGAACACGGCGACGTTCCTGAAGTGGCAGAAATTCTGGACCGACCGGGGGTCGATGTTCAGCCAGTCCTTTGCGGCCGCGCAGCTGTCGAATCCTGAGCTGGATTACAACCTGGAGTTTCCGCATTACAACTCCACCGCGCCGCTGGTTCAGTCCCGCGATCAGCAGCTGCGTGAGCAGGCCATCGCAAAACTGTCCTCGCAGTACGGGCTGTTTTACTTCTACCGGGGAAGTGACCCGATAGATGCGCAGATGGCCGGTGTGGTGGCCGATTTTGCAAAAACCAACCGTATTTCGCTTATTCCGGTTTCCGTCGATGGCCAGCTCGCTCCGTCTTTGCCGGACAGTCGCCCGGACAGTGGCCAGATAAAAGCGATGAACGTCAGCCACTTTCCGGCCCTGTTCCTTGTTGATCCGCGCAGCCGCCAGTTTCAGCCCCTCGCATGGGGTTTCATGACGCAGGATGACCTGGCAAAACGCTTCCTGAATGTCTCAAACGGCTTCAAACCTAACTTCTGA
- the traH gene encoding conjugal transfer pilus assembly protein TraH, with protein MIKALLTATAVFLAGIAFTPARADVNSDLNGFFGSLGYSGNVSQAQAWQGQAAGYFTGGSVYLRNPVKNVQLISMQLPSLNAGCGGIDAYLGSFSMISGEEIQRFVKQIMSNAAGYAFDLALQTMVPELKQAKDFLQKLASDVNSMNMSSCQAAQGIIGGLWPVTQVSQQKICQDIAGETNMFADWAASRQGCTVGGKGDTVTNKASDAQKDQVLKNKNLIWDALNRNSLFNGNRQLKELVMNTVGSIIFNRNGDVTILTPLVDNRDLVKVLMRGGTAKVYGCDEESLCLAPVVANITISESNGLVTLVKNLMLSMQLKLTDDTALTEQEKGFVNTTSVPVLKYLTNAQSMGMSATYLIQVADYIAQDLMIQYLQELVKQASLAMAGKNWPEEAASKLRDNVMHAQGLLADMKLQSAADQNALDGIDRNMQYLQQQVSTIISGSYQSNYHWGDQ; from the coding sequence ATGATTAAAGCACTTTTGACCGCCACGGCGGTATTTCTGGCTGGGATTGCGTTCACGCCGGCACGGGCTGATGTGAACAGCGATCTGAACGGCTTCTTTGGCAGTCTGGGTTACAGCGGCAACGTTTCTCAGGCGCAGGCGTGGCAGGGACAGGCGGCTGGCTACTTCACCGGTGGTTCCGTCTATCTGCGAAACCCGGTGAAAAACGTGCAGCTTATCTCAATGCAGCTGCCTTCCCTTAACGCCGGGTGCGGCGGGATAGATGCCTATCTGGGGTCGTTCAGCATGATCAGCGGGGAGGAAATCCAGCGCTTTGTGAAGCAAATCATGAGTAACGCTGCCGGGTACGCGTTTGACCTGGCGCTGCAGACGATGGTGCCGGAGCTGAAGCAGGCAAAGGACTTCCTGCAAAAGCTGGCCAGTGACGTTAACTCCATGAACATGAGTTCATGCCAGGCCGCGCAGGGCATCATCGGCGGGTTATGGCCCGTCACGCAGGTGTCGCAGCAAAAAATCTGTCAGGACATTGCCGGTGAAACCAATATGTTTGCAGACTGGGCGGCTTCCCGTCAGGGCTGCACCGTGGGCGGTAAAGGCGACACGGTGACCAACAAGGCCTCAGATGCACAAAAGGACCAGGTGCTGAAGAACAAAAACCTCATCTGGGATGCGTTAAACCGCAACAGCCTTTTTAACGGCAACCGTCAGCTGAAGGAACTGGTGATGAACACTGTGGGTTCCATCATTTTCAACAGGAACGGGGATGTGACCATTCTGACGCCGCTTGTTGATAACCGCGATCTGGTGAAGGTCCTGATGCGGGGCGGGACGGCGAAGGTGTACGGCTGTGATGAAGAATCGCTCTGCCTCGCCCCGGTGGTGGCCAACATCACCATTTCTGAAAGTAACGGTCTGGTGACGCTTGTGAAGAACCTGATGCTGTCCATGCAGCTGAAGCTCACCGATGACACCGCGCTGACGGAGCAGGAAAAAGGGTTTGTTAACACCACGTCCGTGCCGGTGCTCAAATATCTCACCAACGCGCAAAGCATGGGCATGAGCGCCACCTACCTCATTCAGGTGGCTGACTATATCGCGCAGGACCTGATGATCCAGTACCTGCAGGAGCTGGTAAAGCAGGCGAGTCTGGCGATGGCCGGAAAAAACTGGCCCGAGGAAGCCGCGTCAAAACTGCGTGACAACGTCATGCATGCGCAGGGCCTGCTGGCCGACATGAAGCTGCAGTCGGCGGCTGACCAGAATGCGCTGGACGGTATTGACCGCAACATGCAGTACCTGCAACAGCAGGTTTCCACCATCATCTCCGGCTCTTATCAGAGCAACTATCACTGGGGCGACCAATGA
- the traG gene encoding conjugal transfer mating-pair stabilization protein TraG gives MLEIYTIYGGGMWKSALDAVVGIMGNSTWLTLMRIAGTFAVGGVLIMFIKTRNPMEFVKWLAVFMLVTTVLVVPKRSVQIIDITDPAAVWKTDNVPVGLAAIASLTTSIGYRIASLYDMMMARPDSVTYTRTGMLFGSQIVAETRDFRTQNPELAQMLPDYVENCVIGDILLNHKYTVNQLLNSTDPLTLITSQPSPLRGIYKTTTYTREFLTCVQAANEIKTLANIDAQPGSASFAWLTQKVFGNKVGGATLLANAMGESYGFFYTGGLTAAQIMKNNVTNGAIRQGVKGFAARSSDTANLLNLATESAATKQRLSWAAGSELATRTLPFAQSLLMLILVCLFPLVIALAAANHTLFGLNTLKIYVCGFLYFQMWPVMFAILNYAATFWLQTKTGGTPLVLANSDVVALQHSDVANLAGYLSLSIPLLAFYLTRGAASVGSQVAGSVLSSAAFGSAGVAASTADGNWSFNNMSMDNVSQNKLDTNLSQRMGQQTWQADNGSTRTMTASGMNVIDGSGAMSNLPVNMRLSQLASSGFQEQARLSQTQAQTSLDGYNHSVTSGWSQLSQLSHQKGSSDTLTQGAENSQAMNASRGASMMMSAAESYAKANNISTQEAYNTLMSKSNEESANIGISGSIDTSKSLWGKAGELATGASVNLHGGVEAKGAMSASHGTQETGSGGIDNRHDKNSQMVNDFRQGMDMVTSARVTDSASHAENAGTSDVQQLAATLSDAKSQYHQYTTSATKSDEFSRMASLSQNESASLDANYTQEFVNWSANKYGDKAQAMLTSAPQAREAAMEFVNERLKPEIMGDYQQGRSDLRSGDSHEAFTSRSSAPSVAGDSPIVQSENRGVSHGSESAQASTSQGRNLSGGYQQNGVPQSGITRTVQGQPDYQGRPEPAVQPARVIEQRSSGQQYDPSPAQTHGESGHVAVTGHAASQAQQGGVQGQTHNITGTDNLPGNKLKDEFKHNQEALKAQSETGFNAQQEMAGRVEAKKNWNEEEINNTSGIIEKNRSTVEASSGILKGEHAGAQSRFVKGYKEEGKQHLITQEPGEQDFQSKLDELRKKAG, from the coding sequence ATGCTTGAAATTTACACAATTTATGGCGGGGGCATGTGGAAATCCGCCCTCGATGCTGTGGTCGGGATTATGGGCAACAGCACCTGGCTTACCCTGATGCGTATTGCCGGCACCTTCGCAGTCGGTGGGGTGCTGATTATGTTTATCAAAACCCGTAACCCGATGGAGTTCGTGAAGTGGCTGGCGGTGTTTATGCTGGTCACCACGGTGCTGGTTGTCCCCAAGCGGTCTGTTCAGATAATTGACATTACTGACCCGGCCGCCGTCTGGAAGACAGATAATGTCCCTGTTGGCCTTGCGGCAATCGCCTCGCTGACCACGTCCATTGGATACCGGATCGCCAGCCTTTACGACATGATGATGGCCCGGCCCGATTCAGTAACCTACACCAGAACGGGCATGCTGTTCGGATCGCAGATCGTGGCGGAAACGCGTGACTTTCGTACCCAGAACCCGGAGCTGGCGCAGATGCTGCCGGACTACGTGGAAAACTGTGTGATTGGTGACATTCTGCTCAATCACAAATACACGGTTAACCAGCTGCTGAACTCAACAGACCCCCTGACGCTCATTACCAGCCAGCCGAGTCCGCTGCGGGGGATCTACAAAACCACCACCTATACCCGCGAATTTCTGACTTGCGTTCAGGCCGCTAACGAAATCAAAACGCTGGCCAATATTGACGCACAGCCCGGCAGCGCCAGCTTTGCCTGGCTGACGCAGAAAGTGTTCGGTAACAAGGTGGGCGGGGCGACGTTACTGGCCAATGCGATGGGTGAGAGTTACGGATTTTTCTACACCGGTGGCCTGACGGCGGCGCAGATCATGAAAAATAACGTCACCAACGGGGCTATCCGGCAGGGTGTGAAAGGCTTTGCAGCACGATCATCAGATACCGCCAACCTGCTTAACCTGGCGACAGAAAGTGCCGCCACAAAACAGCGTCTCAGCTGGGCGGCCGGCAGTGAGCTGGCCACCCGGACCCTGCCGTTTGCGCAGTCCCTGCTGATGCTGATCCTGGTGTGCCTCTTTCCTCTGGTTATCGCGCTGGCGGCTGCCAACCATACCCTTTTTGGCCTCAACACGCTGAAAATCTATGTCTGCGGCTTTCTGTATTTCCAGATGTGGCCGGTCATGTTCGCCATTCTCAATTATGCGGCGACGTTCTGGCTGCAGACAAAGACCGGCGGGACACCGCTTGTGCTGGCGAACAGTGACGTGGTGGCCCTCCAGCATTCCGATGTGGCGAATCTGGCCGGCTACCTTTCCCTGTCCATTCCCCTGCTGGCGTTTTACCTGACGCGCGGTGCCGCCTCTGTCGGCTCGCAGGTGGCGGGCAGCGTACTCAGTTCGGCTGCCTTTGGTTCTGCCGGCGTGGCAGCCTCCACGGCTGACGGTAACTGGTCGTTTAACAATATGTCGATGGACAACGTTTCGCAGAACAAGCTGGACACCAACCTGTCCCAGCGTATGGGACAGCAGACCTGGCAGGCGGATAACGGGTCAACGCGCACCATGACGGCAAGCGGTATGAACGTGATTGACGGGTCGGGGGCGATGTCTAACCTCCCGGTAAATATGCGGCTCAGCCAGCTGGCCAGCAGTGGCTTCCAGGAGCAGGCGAGACTGTCACAGACGCAGGCGCAGACGTCGCTCGATGGCTACAACCACAGCGTCACCAGCGGCTGGTCCCAGCTCTCGCAGCTGTCGCACCAGAAAGGCAGCAGTGACACCCTCACGCAGGGGGCGGAGAACAGCCAGGCAATGAATGCGAGTCGCGGGGCCAGCATGATGATGTCGGCCGCAGAGAGTTACGCGAAGGCGAATAACATCTCGACGCAGGAGGCCTATAACACCCTGATGAGTAAATCGAATGAAGAAAGCGCAAATATAGGTATCAGTGGAAGTATTGATACCAGTAAAAGCCTGTGGGGCAAGGCCGGCGAGCTGGCAACCGGGGCCAGTGTCAATCTTCATGGTGGAGTGGAAGCTAAAGGCGCGATGTCAGCCTCGCACGGTACACAGGAAACAGGGTCCGGTGGCATTGATAACCGTCACGATAAAAACAGCCAGATGGTGAATGATTTCCGCCAGGGCATGGATATGGTGACCAGCGCACGGGTGACCGACAGCGCAAGCCATGCTGAAAATGCCGGCACCAGCGACGTGCAGCAGCTGGCGGCCACGCTCAGTGATGCAAAAAGCCAGTACCATCAGTACACGACCAGCGCAACGAAAAGCGATGAGTTCAGCCGGATGGCCAGCCTGTCCCAGAACGAAAGCGCCAGCCTCGATGCGAACTACACGCAGGAGTTTGTTAACTGGTCGGCCAATAAATACGGTGATAAAGCCCAGGCCATGCTGACCAGCGCGCCGCAGGCCCGCGAAGCCGCAATGGAGTTTGTGAACGAGCGACTGAAACCGGAAATTATGGGGGATTATCAGCAGGGCCGTTCTGACCTGCGGTCTGGTGACAGTCATGAGGCCTTCACGTCCCGCAGTTCTGCTCCGTCTGTAGCAGGAGACTCACCGATAGTACAGAGCGAAAACCGTGGGGTCAGTCATGGTAGCGAAAGCGCGCAAGCGTCCACCTCGCAGGGCCGTAACCTCTCCGGCGGGTATCAGCAAAACGGTGTCCCACAGTCTGGCATCACCCGTACCGTTCAGGGGCAGCCTGATTATCAGGGCCGTCCGGAACCGGCAGTTCAACCTGCCAGGGTAATCGAACAACGCTCCTCCGGGCAGCAGTATGATCCGTCACCGGCGCAGACGCACGGAGAGAGTGGTCATGTTGCAGTGACAGGCCATGCTGCCAGCCAGGCGCAACAGGGTGGCGTGCAGGGGCAGACGCATAATATTACCGGAACGGACAACCTGCCGGGAAATAAACTGAAGGATGAATTTAAGCACAATCAGGAAGCCCTGAAAGCGCAGTCGGAAACAGGATTTAATGCGCAGCAGGAAATGGCGGGCCGGGTAGAAGCAAAGAAAAACTGGAATGAAGAAGAAATTAATAATACTTCAGGCATTATTGAGAAAAACCGATCCACTGTTGAAGCATCCAGTGGTATATTAAAGGGAGAACATGCAGGTGCCCAGAGTCGGTTTGTTAAGGGCTATAAAGAAGAAGGCAAACAGCATTTAATAACCCAGGAACCAGGCGAGCAGGATTTTCAGAGTAAGCTTGACGAACTGAGAAAAAAAGCAGGTTAA
- the traT gene encoding complement resistance protein TraT: MKLKNIAVAGIVLSVFTLSGCGAMSTAVKKRNLDVKTQMSQTIWLEPSSEKTVYIQVRNTSDKDMSGLEALINRDLTAKGYKVSSSPDTAYYWVQANVLKADKMDLRQAQGFLSTGYEGAALGGALGAGITAYNSSSAGATLGVGLATGLIGMAADAMVEDVNYTMVTDLQISERSKATVTTDNVAVLKQGTSGAKIQTSSEEGNRQKYQTRVVSNANKVNLKFEEAKPELEAQLAKSIAGIM; the protein is encoded by the coding sequence ATGAAATTAAAAAATATTGCCGTTGCTGGCATCGTACTCTCTGTTTTCACCCTTTCCGGCTGCGGCGCAATGTCAACAGCAGTTAAAAAACGTAACCTCGATGTCAAAACGCAAATGAGTCAGACCATCTGGCTTGAGCCGTCATCTGAGAAGACCGTTTATATTCAGGTCCGTAATACCTCAGATAAAGATATGTCCGGGCTGGAAGCATTAATTAACCGTGATTTGACGGCGAAAGGTTATAAAGTCAGTTCCTCCCCGGACACTGCCTATTACTGGGTGCAGGCCAACGTGCTGAAAGCCGATAAAATGGATCTGCGTCAGGCACAGGGCTTCCTGAGCACGGGTTATGAAGGTGCTGCACTGGGTGGCGCACTGGGCGCGGGGATCACCGCCTACAACTCCAGTTCAGCCGGCGCGACACTGGGCGTGGGCCTTGCCACCGGCTTAATCGGCATGGCCGCTGATGCAATGGTCGAAGACGTTAACTACACAATGGTGACCGATCTACAGATTTCTGAGCGCAGCAAAGCCACCGTGACCACCGACAACGTCGCCGTACTAAAACAGGGCACGTCAGGCGCAAAAATCCAGACCAGTTCTGAAGAAGGCAACCGCCAGAAATACCAGACCCGCGTGGTGTCCAACGCGAACAAGGTCAACCTCAAATTCGAAGAAGCTAAACCTGAACTTGAAGCCCAGCTGGCGAAGTCCATCGCCGGTATTATGTGA
- the traN gene encoding type-F conjugative transfer system mating-pair stabilization protein TraN, producing the protein MKRLMMIAALLVSTQAFADANSDAFNAGTSFGKANASQGTGSLKNPGTVTGAIPGYTANPPQSGYYGGVTGGDGGLSNKGQAALGSSDAGQTIIDSGTKNPVPVIDPDAPFITIGKQAEATSDGVLAGTSQQCTQTTVSKSTFDSYKCERDVWLEQSCSRTGTATGSMGPPVQVIKTVVIPDSDFVKSGRKISVTIPSTLNVTSAQLNISTAAGVDRWEAKGTFMNTSFKLKNSTVDINVSGPLQAGQVFTSTSFCPENCSGITESITKQIIEDGGAIFTLTLTTVTTEQRFVPSVSWSESCAINKADAVQTGSTCTVPGGNKTVTNAGVDYTVSSDCWQYTDTYLTRANSNGTCDSLMKNPACTVNGTVCDKNTGGYCEHETISYECQTVHSSSGLVCGGQYFCKSGECSDTDGAGDSGFDTAVAKLAGLASAAEDVKSDTINVKAFTGQTMSCRKAGAGFSNCCKDGGWGQDTGLAACNSDEMALGKAKAKKVTVSVGERCDHEVLGVCVQKSKVYCVFGGKLARIIQEQGRRDQLHVSFGSGDNPNCRGITVPELQNIDFDRINFADFYEDLMNNQKIPDSSVMVKQVKDRIAAQVNQQTGGK; encoded by the coding sequence ATGAAACGCCTCATGATGATCGCAGCGTTGCTCGTTTCCACGCAGGCATTCGCTGATGCCAACAGTGACGCCTTTAATGCCGGCACCAGTTTCGGCAAAGCAAATGCGTCCCAGGGCACCGGCAGCCTCAAAAACCCCGGCACTGTCACCGGGGCCATTCCGGGTTATACCGCAAACCCGCCGCAAAGTGGCTATTACGGCGGGGTAACGGGCGGGGATGGCGGATTAAGCAATAAGGGACAGGCCGCGCTCGGCTCCAGTGATGCCGGTCAGACCATTATTGATTCAGGTACGAAAAACCCGGTGCCGGTCATTGACCCTGACGCGCCCTTTATCACTATCGGTAAGCAGGCTGAAGCCACCTCGGATGGCGTACTGGCAGGGACCAGCCAGCAATGCACGCAAACGACTGTGTCAAAGTCCACATTCGACTCGTACAAATGTGAACGAGACGTCTGGCTGGAACAGAGTTGTTCCAGAACAGGAACAGCAACCGGTTCGATGGGGCCACCCGTTCAGGTCATTAAAACTGTGGTGATCCCTGATTCTGATTTTGTGAAAAGTGGACGCAAGATTAGCGTGACGATCCCCTCAACACTTAATGTGACGAGCGCTCAACTGAACATATCTACCGCTGCAGGGGTAGACCGATGGGAGGCTAAAGGGACATTCATGAATACCAGCTTCAAACTAAAGAATAGTACCGTCGATATTAACGTTTCCGGACCGCTGCAGGCCGGACAGGTATTTACGTCCACCTCATTTTGTCCGGAGAACTGCAGTGGCATCACCGAATCAATTACAAAGCAGATTATTGAGGACGGCGGGGCGATATTTACGCTCACTCTGACCACGGTAACAACTGAGCAGAGATTTGTGCCTTCCGTCAGCTGGTCTGAAAGCTGTGCAATCAACAAGGCTGATGCCGTTCAAACGGGTTCAACCTGTACAGTGCCTGGCGGAAATAAAACGGTCACCAATGCCGGTGTTGATTACACCGTATCGAGTGACTGCTGGCAGTACACCGACACCTATCTTACCAGAGCGAACTCGAACGGCACCTGTGATTCGCTGATGAAAAACCCCGCGTGTACGGTCAACGGCACGGTCTGTGACAAGAACACGGGCGGTTACTGTGAACATGAAACCATCAGCTATGAGTGCCAGACCGTTCATTCATCGTCAGGCCTGGTGTGCGGTGGTCAGTATTTTTGTAAGTCCGGGGAGTGCAGTGATACGGACGGCGCAGGAGACAGTGGTTTTGATACCGCGGTGGCGAAACTTGCCGGTCTGGCCTCAGCGGCTGAGGATGTGAAAAGCGACACCATCAACGTGAAAGCTTTTACCGGCCAGACCATGAGCTGTCGCAAGGCCGGTGCCGGGTTCTCTAATTGCTGTAAAGATGGCGGGTGGGGGCAGGATACGGGGCTTGCGGCCTGCAACAGTGACGAAATGGCGCTGGGCAAGGCGAAAGCCAAAAAGGTGACCGTCAGTGTCGGTGAGCGCTGCGATCATGAAGTGCTGGGCGTCTGTGTTCAGAAAAGTAAAGTCTACTGCGTATTTGGCGGCAAGCTGGCCCGCATCATTCAGGAGCAGGGCCGCCGCGACCAGCTGCACGTTTCTTTCGGCAGCGGTGACAACCCGAACTGCCGGGGCATCACGGTGCCGGAGCTGCAGAATATCGACTTTGACCGCATCAACTTTGCTGACTTCTATGAAGACCTCATGAATAACCAGAAAATCCCTGACAGCAGCGTGATGGTTAAACAGGTCAAAGACCGCATCGCCGCCCAGGTGAACCAGCAGACGGGAGGAAAATGA
- the trbC gene encoding type-F conjugative transfer system pilin assembly protein TrbC, which translates to MKTIFFQTLIVSGLFACAPVVAASEQGTVSGRDMAWMKEQQQARQAFKDGLQGQTLNLPPAQQDLIARLQNDMAGQPGGGNADRKSFPAIYFVSLGLPREGLLPMLQDATRYGIPATLRGLVNNDLRQTASAMYELSKTDNKVGVQIDPTLFSEYHITTVPALVVTCPGHFDVIRGSLPLQQALEKVAEQGDCAATARQLLERAK; encoded by the coding sequence ATGAAAACAATATTTTTTCAGACGCTGATCGTCAGCGGTCTGTTTGCCTGTGCGCCTGTGGTGGCCGCCAGCGAACAGGGCACCGTCTCCGGTCGGGACATGGCGTGGATGAAGGAGCAGCAACAGGCGCGGCAGGCGTTTAAGGACGGCCTGCAGGGGCAGACACTGAATTTACCCCCGGCGCAGCAGGATCTGATCGCCCGCCTGCAGAATGACATGGCCGGTCAGCCAGGCGGCGGGAATGCCGACAGGAAAAGCTTTCCGGCCATTTATTTTGTCAGTCTGGGGCTGCCCCGCGAGGGCCTGTTACCGATGCTCCAGGATGCCACGCGCTACGGCATCCCGGCCACGCTCCGGGGGCTGGTGAATAACGATCTGCGCCAGACGGCCAGTGCGATGTATGAGCTGTCTAAAACGGATAACAAGGTCGGCGTGCAAATCGACCCGACGTTGTTCAGCGAATATCACATCACCACCGTCCCGGCTCTGGTGGTGACATGTCCCGGCCACTTTGATGTTATTCGCGGCAGTCTGCCACTGCAGCAGGCGCTGGAAAAGGTCGCTGAGCAAGGCGACTGCGCCGCCACCGCCCGACAGCTGCTGGAGCGTGCAAAATGA
- the traU gene encoding conjugal transfer pilus assembly protein TraU, which translates to MRRKIKLLWLSFATTILFCGLSPSAVAAANAGDGHWVNPISDVCWKCLFPMSLGSIKLASGPQPDTSNPASPIQICSYGVLYRIGLAIGYWEPTAMTDVTREPGVMVNMGGFKINLGRTGTGTAGQSDRPAAGAFYHVHWYKYPLISWLNIMTSIGCFQGGDMDIAYLSEVDPLWNDSTLSMILNPEAALFGNLVAQAACAADAASSTAGLPLSPLFWCAGSQGSMYPFTGYTSGEFSPLESSLLVSERMAFKLHREGLVMNTVGADTAVCYEYPSPIVPKERWRYQMVNMYPETGNCHPFGASTQTWGTPHNSPQSKKNFGYLLWRKRNCVYL; encoded by the coding sequence ATGCGGCGAAAAATAAAGCTGCTCTGGTTGTCGTTTGCGACGACGATCCTGTTCTGCGGCCTGTCGCCGTCAGCCGTGGCAGCGGCGAACGCCGGCGATGGCCACTGGGTAAACCCCATCTCTGATGTGTGCTGGAAATGCCTGTTCCCGATGTCACTGGGCAGCATCAAACTGGCCTCCGGGCCGCAGCCGGATACCAGTAACCCGGCATCCCCCATTCAGATTTGCTCTTACGGCGTGCTGTACCGGATAGGTCTGGCAATCGGGTACTGGGAACCCACGGCGATGACGGACGTGACCCGCGAGCCGGGTGTCATGGTCAATATGGGCGGGTTTAAAATCAATCTCGGTCGTACCGGAACGGGGACTGCCGGGCAGAGTGACAGGCCTGCCGCTGGCGCGTTTTACCATGTCCACTGGTACAAATACCCCCTGATTTCCTGGCTGAATATTATGACCAGCATCGGCTGTTTTCAGGGCGGTGATATGGATATTGCCTATCTCTCGGAGGTGGACCCGCTCTGGAATGACTCAACGCTCTCCATGATCCTCAACCCGGAAGCCGCGCTGTTCGGCAATCTGGTCGCGCAGGCGGCCTGTGCGGCAGATGCGGCATCGAGTACGGCGGGTCTGCCGTTGTCGCCGCTGTTCTGGTGCGCCGGCAGTCAGGGGTCGATGTACCCGTTTACGGGCTATACCAGCGGTGAATTTTCACCCCTCGAATCGTCACTTCTGGTCAGCGAACGGATGGCTTTCAAACTGCACCGGGAAGGGCTGGTGATGAATACGGTGGGTGCGGATACTGCCGTCTGTTACGAATACCCGTCGCCCATCGTGCCGAAAGAACGGTGGCGCTATCAGATGGTCAACATGTACCCCGAAACCGGTAACTGTCATCCGTTCGGGGCCAGCACCCAGACCTGGGGCACCCCCCACAACTCGCCCCAGTCAAAGAAAAACTTTGGTTACCTGCTCTGGCGCAAGCGCAACTGCGTGTACTTATGA
- the trbB gene encoding F-type conjugal transfer protein TrbB, which produces MNRNLLTSLFLVFPLLVHAGVREDIAALEARKAGAIPVPAPVAASPVSAQNLMALPDGRQADMKDYAVVLFMQSHCQYSAKFDPVLKSWADQHGVRVYPYTLDGGGDTAYPVPLIPRKTSTTSPLADEIMTFFGNGLPIATPTVFMVNVHTLKAYPLSQGVMDIPALENRYASLIQADMDQVDPQQLPPMPASTQVTPQ; this is translated from the coding sequence GTGAACCGTAATCTGCTCACCTCGCTGTTTCTGGTTTTCCCGCTGCTGGTCCATGCCGGCGTCCGGGAAGACATTGCAGCCCTTGAGGCGCGTAAAGCGGGTGCAATACCCGTGCCGGCACCGGTGGCCGCCTCGCCTGTCAGTGCGCAAAACCTCATGGCGCTGCCCGACGGCCGGCAGGCTGACATGAAGGATTATGCGGTGGTGCTGTTTATGCAGTCTCACTGCCAGTACAGCGCGAAGTTTGATCCGGTGCTTAAAAGCTGGGCCGATCAGCACGGTGTCCGGGTGTATCCCTACACGCTGGATGGCGGCGGTGACACCGCTTATCCGGTGCCGCTGATACCGCGTAAGACAAGCACGACATCGCCGCTGGCCGATGAGATCATGACGTTCTTCGGTAACGGGCTGCCGATTGCCACCCCAACGGTCTTTATGGTCAATGTCCATACCCTGAAAGCGTACCCGCTGTCACAGGGGGTCATGGATATTCCCGCGCTGGAAAACCGCTACGCCAGTCTGATCCAGGCTGATATGGATCAGGTCGACCCGCAACAGCTGCCGCCGATGCCGGCGAGTACGCAGGTCACTCCTCAGTAA